Proteins from one Candida orthopsilosis Co 90-125, chromosome 2 draft sequence genomic window:
- a CDS encoding Nif3 protein (S. cerevisiae homolog NIF3 localizes to mitochondrion), with protein sequence MSKTSVKRVVNAIQKFYPTALADKSWDNTGLLLDSSVDDTNQSTSPIKVLLTIDLTQPVADEAIEKGAKFIMAYHPFIFRGLKSITPQDPQQRSLLKLVKNDVSVYSPHTAVDSAKGGVNDFLVNVIGGSNIQSSSPIEPDSANPECGMGRLVNLIQPSTLKELVPVVKERLGLDHVQVAESKNGPNHEIKSIAICAGSGGGVFKGLQADLYFTGELSHHEALFFKESGSSVICCNHSNTERPFLKFIQEQLRKELNSDDEVIISQTDRDPFQTW encoded by the exons ATGTCAAAAACTTCCGTCAAGCGTGTAGTCAACGCAA TTCAAAAATTCTACCCTACAGCTTTAGCTGATAAATCTTGGGATAATACTGGTTTACTATTAGACTCAAGTGTGGATGACACGAATCAACTGACCTCCCCAATCAAAGTTTTGCTTACAATTGATCTCACTCAACCTGTTGCTGATGAGGCCATAGAGAAAGGAGCAAAATTCATAATGGCATACCACCCATTTATTTTCCGTGGACTAAAATCGATAACTCCTCAAGATCCTCAACAAAGGtctttattgaaattggttaaaAATGATGTCAGTGTGTATTCACCTCACACAGCTGTTGATAGTGCCAAAGGTGGGGTAAACGATTTCTTAGTTAATGTAATTGGTGGTAGTAACATACAAAGCTCTAGTCCTATAGAGCCTGATTCTGCAAACCCCGAATGCGGAATGGGAAGATTAGTTAACCTTATACAACCATCTACTTTGAAAGAGCTTGTACCAGTAGTCAAGGAGCGGTTAGGCCTTGATCATGTTCAAGTCGCTGAATCCAAAAACGGACCGAATCATGAAATAAAGTCAATTGCTATTTGCGCTGGATCAGGTGGTGGAGTCTTTAAAGGCTTACAAGCTGATCTATATTTTACTGGAGAGCTATCACACCATGAGGCTTTGTTTTTTAAGGAGAGTGGATCTTCAGTGATTTGTTGTAATCATTCGAACACAGAGCGCCCATTCCTaaaatttattcaagaGCAATTGCGTAAGGAATTGAACTCAGATGATGAGGTTATCATTAGTCAGACTGACAGAGACCCATTTCAAACATGGTGA